In a genomic window of Saccharothrix sp. HUAS TT1:
- a CDS encoding amino acid adenylation domain-containing protein yields MTGEPIERLALTPAQEGIRFAQSLDPDNAVYCVAEVVEVDSTLDHTLLTTALNTVVREVEALRIAVVDGEPRAGQVVRSEVDFPVEAVDLADAAEADAWARRRLARPMTELVEFALLRLAAGGSRWFARYHHVVVDGATTALVEARVAEVYTALARDGRVEPRAFPAVADLLRHEDDYRASAKFERDREHWRAVLADRPEPVGLSAVAPDKPALPRKLRAHLDPGAVAAVRDLAREAEVSWPSVLVSVLGLQLGRLTGTTDVLLGLPAAARTPRSAAMPGMVSNIVPVRLRPHPATPLLDYLRDTAAALRSSVRHQRYRYEDLRRDLGLVAGGTRLLGPQVNIVLLDQPLDFAGAPGRAVNLAGGPVDDLTLVVDGRAPGGGLDLSFDLHPGLYDDDAAREVADRFAVLLDALLAADPAGPLGRVALATAAERDRIADWNDTDDAAPAGTLPGLFEAQAARTPDAPAVVFEDRTLTYAELNSRANRLARELVRRGVGPESFTALALPRSAELVVALLAVLKAGGAYLPVDPHHPADRIALVLDDAAPALAITSADAGVPLPDGLPVLVLDDLPPDDLPPDDGLSGHDLTDADRLAALLPDHPAYVIHTSGSTGRPKGVLVSQRSVVDLVAWAVADIRPERMARVLASTSLNFDVSVFELFGPLCSGGCIEVVRDLLALTERPDGRWSGTLVSAVPSAFAQVLAHGGVRVEADLVVLAGEGLSLRAVRDVLTAIPGAEVANIYGPTEDTVYATAWYSGGRDVRAAPPIGRPLANTRAHVLDAALRPVPPGATGELYLSGTGLARGYLNRPGLTSERFVADPFGAPGDRMYRTGDIARWNERGEVEYLGRADDQVKVRGFRIELGEVEAVLARHGSVGAVAVVVRESAPGVKQLVAYVVPADGSADHGVLRAHAAAALPEYMVPAAFVTLDALPLNSNGKLDRRALPAPEFAGGGGREAATELEALLCGLFADVLGVTAVGPEDGFFDLGGDSIVSIQLAARARAAGVELTPRDVFAHPTPERLAVVARATTAQAPEPDEGTGPVTPLPIVRWLRERGPAVDAVNQSILVRTPAGLRFEELREAVRVLLDHHDALRLRVSRPAESAEWGLEVLPVGAVDVDECVRSVSPDADVAALALEAVDELRPDTGPTLRALFLDGGPDRPGRLLLVAHHLLVDGVSWRVLLEDLAAACAGRAPQPVGTSYRRWSELVAGQDRGAELPHWRQVLSGPDPLLGDRPLDARDTTGTGRDLAVALTADLTRALLDVPAAFRARLDDVLLAALALAFAEDRDALLVDLEGHGRQELPGTDLTRTVGWFTSLHPARLDLTGADVAGAFAGGPAAGGVLKRVKEQLRAAPDHGFGFGVLRRLDPAAAPELAALPVPQVGFNYLGRIAAGEQDWAVTAQGLAPGADAELPLAHAVEVTALVRDGANGPELAATWTWAADLLPERHVRRLADRWTAALRALAEHAARPGSGGLTPSDLPLVRLEQEHVTALERAVPGLVDVFPPAPLQQGLLFHAMLDDGEDAYTVQFTFDLVGALDADRLRDAAQALLDRHPNLRAAVVHDGLPAPVVAVPGHVVLPWREVPVSTEDDATAVAEADRAAGFDLAAPPLLRLTLLRFAADRHRLVLTNHHVLLDGWSMPLLATELFARYAGRPVPPATPYRDYLGWLVDRDGDAARAAWRTALAGLEEPTLVAVGEAVAVREPGTAIGREPGAGGESGAVVAREPETIAFALTEEQTNRLDALTRARGLTANTVVQAAWGLLLAAHTGRSDVVFGATASGRPAELSGVESVVGLLINSLPVRVRLDPAETVSGLLARVQGEQLALTDHRHLGLAEVQRAAGHAELFDSLVVFENYPLDPTALDPGAGLSVADVAARDTTHYPLSLIAVPGPRLSFRLDHRVRPAVADRLVSRFRRVLDAVVADPDAPVGRLDALSAAERHLVLHRWNDTAHPVDGTTLPALFQAQVARTPDAVAVVFEGHTLTYAELNARANRLARLLIARGAGPERLVALAVPRSLELIVALHAVHKAGAAYLPIDPGYPADRIALLLGDADPAVLLTTRAVEDALPATGAPTLLLDPGDLDPLLAGCSRADVTDADRTSPLRPADTAYVIYTSGSTGRPKGVLVPHHGIVNRLLWMQDRYRLDGTDRVLQKTPSGFDVSVWEFFWPLITGAALVVAKPEGHRDPVYLSRLVRDSGITTLHFVPSMLHAFLLHADPADAAGLRRVICSGEALGADLRDRFFAVLPRVELHNLYGPTEASVDVTEWQCAPDEALTSVPIGRPVWNTGLRVLDACLRPVPPGVAGELYLTGVQLARGYLARPGLTSERFVADPFGAPGDRMYRTGDIARWRPDGSLDYLGRADDQVKVNGFRIELGEIEAALAAFDEVTHAAVVVREDGGAKRLVGYATPEAGHDPDPDALRARLADVLPEHLVPAAVVLLAEFPVGPNGKLDRRALPAPEFRSRSGRAPATVTEELLCSLVAAVLGLPSVGPDDGFFDLGGDSILSIQLVSRARASGLAFTPRDVFTHRTVAALAAVAGQVGADTAVREEPGAGVGRYEPLPIAAALFERGGPLDGFHQSMLLRVPPGLGLDHLTTAVQALLDHHDALRTRLADGVLEVLPPGAVDAARLVRRVDARGGFDVARHADEARRGLAPADPVMARVVWFDAGADQGRLLVLLHHLVVDGVSWRVLVPDLTAAWHAAAAGRDAELPPVGTSYRTWTRTLAGLAAERADEAPAWAAVLAEPDAPLADRPLDPAVDVVSTLRHHTTELPPGLTEPLLTSVPAAFHAGVTDVLLTALAVAAAQHRPGHLLVDLEVHGREEVAGTDLSRTVGWFTGLHPARLDAAVADWDELWAAGPEAGRALKRVKEQLRALPAGGLGWGLLRHLNPGTAPALAALPVPQVGFNYLGRFPAPDAADWAPAPEGDGLGGGADPGARLPHALEVNAVTRDGADGPRLVVDWAWPAGLLRHDDVVALATGFDRALAALVAHAADPDAGGHSPSDLTLDSLSQDEIDEFEDDLDAEWEMSQ; encoded by the coding sequence ATGACCGGTGAACCCATCGAACGGCTCGCGCTGACACCAGCCCAGGAGGGCATCCGGTTCGCGCAGTCGCTGGACCCCGACAACGCGGTGTACTGCGTCGCCGAGGTCGTCGAAGTGGATTCCACGCTGGACCACACCTTGCTCACCACCGCGTTGAACACCGTGGTGCGCGAGGTCGAGGCGCTGCGCATCGCCGTGGTGGACGGCGAACCGCGGGCCGGGCAGGTGGTCCGGTCCGAAGTGGACTTCCCGGTCGAGGCCGTCGACCTGGCCGACGCCGCCGAGGCCGACGCGTGGGCCCGCCGCCGGTTGGCCCGGCCGATGACCGAGCTGGTGGAGTTCGCCCTGCTGCGCCTGGCCGCGGGCGGTTCCCGCTGGTTCGCGCGCTACCACCACGTGGTGGTCGACGGCGCGACGACCGCGCTGGTCGAGGCGCGCGTAGCCGAGGTGTACACCGCGCTGGCGCGGGACGGCCGGGTCGAGCCGCGGGCGTTCCCCGCGGTGGCCGACCTGCTGCGGCACGAGGACGACTACCGCGCCTCCGCGAAGTTCGAGCGCGACCGGGAGCACTGGCGCGCGGTGCTGGCCGACCGCCCCGAACCGGTCGGCCTGTCGGCGGTGGCGCCGGACAAGCCCGCCCTGCCGCGCAAGCTCCGCGCCCACCTCGACCCCGGCGCCGTCGCCGCCGTGCGCGACCTGGCCCGCGAGGCGGAGGTCAGCTGGCCGTCGGTGCTGGTCTCGGTGCTGGGGCTGCAGCTCGGCCGGCTCACCGGGACCACCGACGTCCTGCTCGGCCTGCCGGCGGCCGCCCGCACGCCCCGGTCCGCGGCGATGCCCGGCATGGTGTCCAACATCGTGCCCGTGCGGCTGCGCCCGCACCCCGCGACACCGCTGCTGGACTACCTGCGCGACACCGCCGCCGCGCTGCGCTCCTCGGTGCGCCACCAGCGCTACCGCTACGAGGACCTGCGCCGCGACCTGGGCCTGGTCGCCGGCGGGACGCGCCTGCTCGGCCCGCAGGTCAACATCGTCCTGCTCGACCAGCCGCTGGACTTCGCGGGTGCGCCGGGCCGCGCGGTGAACCTGGCGGGCGGACCGGTGGACGACCTCACGCTGGTGGTGGACGGCCGGGCCCCGGGCGGTGGGCTGGACCTGTCGTTCGACCTGCACCCCGGCCTCTACGACGACGACGCGGCGCGGGAGGTGGCCGACCGGTTCGCGGTGCTGCTGGACGCGCTGCTCGCCGCCGACCCGGCCGGACCCCTCGGCCGGGTGGCCCTGGCGACCGCCGCCGAGCGGGACCGGATCGCCGACTGGAACGACACCGACGACGCGGCGCCCGCGGGCACGCTGCCCGGGTTGTTCGAGGCGCAGGCCGCGCGCACCCCGGACGCGCCGGCCGTCGTCTTCGAGGACCGCACCCTGACCTACGCCGAGCTGAACAGCCGGGCCAACCGCCTGGCCCGCGAGCTGGTGCGGCGCGGCGTCGGGCCGGAGTCGTTCACGGCCCTGGCCCTGCCGCGCTCGGCGGAGCTGGTGGTGGCGCTGCTGGCGGTGCTCAAGGCGGGCGGCGCGTACCTGCCGGTCGACCCGCACCACCCGGCCGACCGCATCGCGCTGGTGCTCGACGACGCCGCGCCGGCGCTGGCGATCACCTCGGCCGACGCTGGCGTGCCGCTGCCCGACGGGCTGCCGGTGCTGGTGCTGGACGACCTGCCGCCCGACGACCTGCCGCCCGACGACGGGCTGTCCGGGCACGACCTGACCGACGCCGACCGGCTCGCCGCGCTGCTGCCCGACCACCCGGCCTACGTCATCCACACCTCGGGCTCGACCGGCCGCCCCAAGGGCGTGCTGGTGTCGCAGCGCAGCGTGGTCGACCTGGTGGCCTGGGCGGTGGCGGACATCCGCCCCGAGCGCATGGCCCGGGTCCTGGCGTCGACCTCGCTCAACTTCGACGTGTCGGTGTTCGAGCTGTTCGGGCCGCTGTGCAGCGGCGGCTGCATCGAGGTGGTGCGCGACCTGCTCGCGCTGACCGAGCGCCCGGACGGGCGGTGGAGCGGCACCCTGGTCAGCGCGGTGCCGTCGGCGTTCGCCCAGGTCCTCGCGCACGGCGGGGTGCGGGTGGAGGCGGACCTGGTGGTCCTGGCGGGCGAGGGCCTGTCGCTGCGCGCCGTGCGGGACGTGCTGACCGCGATCCCCGGCGCCGAGGTCGCCAACATCTACGGGCCGACCGAGGACACCGTCTACGCCACCGCCTGGTACTCCGGCGGGCGGGACGTGCGCGCCGCGCCGCCCATCGGCCGCCCGCTGGCCAACACCCGCGCGCACGTGCTCGACGCCGCGCTGCGCCCCGTGCCGCCGGGCGCGACCGGCGAGCTGTACCTGTCCGGCACGGGCCTCGCCCGCGGCTACCTCAACCGGCCGGGCCTGACCTCGGAGCGGTTCGTGGCCGACCCGTTCGGCGCGCCCGGCGACCGGATGTACCGCACCGGCGACATCGCCCGGTGGAACGAGCGGGGCGAGGTCGAGTACCTGGGCCGCGCCGACGACCAGGTGAAGGTGCGCGGGTTCCGCATCGAGCTGGGCGAGGTCGAGGCCGTGCTGGCGCGGCACGGCTCGGTCGGCGCGGTGGCCGTCGTGGTCCGGGAGAGCGCGCCCGGCGTCAAGCAGCTGGTGGCCTACGTCGTCCCGGCGGACGGCTCCGCCGACCACGGGGTGCTGCGCGCGCACGCCGCCGCCGCGCTGCCCGAGTACATGGTCCCGGCCGCGTTCGTCACCCTCGACGCCCTGCCGCTCAACTCCAACGGCAAGCTCGACCGGCGCGCCCTGCCCGCCCCGGAGTTCGCGGGCGGCGGCGGCCGGGAGGCGGCCACCGAGCTGGAAGCGCTGCTGTGCGGCCTGTTCGCCGACGTGCTCGGCGTGACCGCGGTCGGGCCCGAGGACGGGTTCTTCGACCTGGGCGGCGACAGCATCGTGTCCATCCAGCTCGCCGCGCGGGCCAGGGCCGCCGGGGTCGAGCTGACCCCGCGCGACGTGTTCGCCCACCCGACGCCCGAGCGGTTGGCGGTGGTGGCGCGGGCCACCACCGCGCAGGCCCCGGAGCCGGACGAGGGCACCGGCCCGGTGACACCGCTGCCGATCGTGCGGTGGCTGCGCGAGCGCGGCCCGGCGGTCGACGCGGTCAACCAGTCGATCCTGGTCCGCACCCCGGCGGGGCTGCGGTTCGAGGAGCTGCGCGAGGCCGTGCGGGTGCTGCTCGACCACCACGACGCGCTGCGGCTGCGGGTGTCCCGGCCCGCCGAGTCCGCCGAGTGGGGCCTGGAGGTGCTGCCGGTCGGCGCGGTCGACGTCGACGAGTGCGTGCGGTCGGTCTCCCCGGACGCCGACGTCGCCGCCCTCGCCCTGGAGGCGGTGGACGAGCTGCGCCCCGACACCGGCCCGACGCTGCGGGCGCTGTTCCTCGACGGCGGGCCGGACCGGCCCGGCCGGCTGCTGCTGGTCGCCCACCACCTGCTGGTGGACGGCGTGTCGTGGCGGGTGCTGCTGGAGGACCTGGCCGCCGCCTGCGCCGGCCGGGCGCCGCAACCCGTCGGCACGTCCTACCGCCGCTGGTCGGAACTGGTCGCCGGGCAGGACCGCGGCGCCGAGCTGCCGCACTGGCGGCAGGTGCTGTCCGGACCGGACCCGCTGCTCGGCGACCGCCCGCTCGACGCCCGCGACACCACCGGCACCGGCCGCGACCTGGCCGTCGCCCTGACCGCCGACCTCACCCGCGCGCTGCTCGACGTGCCCGCGGCGTTCCGCGCCCGGCTGGACGACGTGCTGCTCGCCGCGCTCGCCCTGGCCTTCGCCGAGGACCGCGACGCGCTGCTGGTCGACCTGGAGGGCCACGGCCGCCAGGAGCTGCCCGGCACGGACCTGACCCGCACGGTCGGCTGGTTCACCAGCCTGCACCCGGCGCGCCTCGACCTCACCGGCGCGGACGTGGCCGGCGCGTTCGCCGGCGGCCCGGCGGCGGGTGGCGTCCTCAAGCGGGTCAAGGAGCAGCTGCGCGCCGCGCCCGACCACGGCTTCGGCTTCGGCGTGCTCCGGCGCCTGGACCCGGCCGCCGCGCCGGAACTGGCCGCGCTGCCCGTGCCGCAGGTCGGGTTCAACTACCTGGGCCGGATCGCCGCGGGCGAACAGGACTGGGCCGTCACCGCGCAGGGGCTGGCGCCCGGCGCGGACGCCGAGCTGCCCCTGGCGCACGCCGTCGAGGTCACCGCCCTGGTCCGCGACGGCGCGAACGGCCCCGAGCTGGCGGCCACCTGGACGTGGGCCGCGGACCTGCTGCCCGAGCGGCACGTGCGGCGGCTGGCCGACCGCTGGACCGCCGCCCTGCGCGCGCTGGCCGAGCACGCCGCCCGGCCCGGCAGCGGCGGCCTCACCCCGTCGGACCTGCCGCTGGTGCGGCTGGAGCAGGAGCACGTCACCGCGCTGGAGCGCGCCGTGCCCGGCCTGGTCGACGTGTTCCCGCCCGCGCCGCTGCAGCAGGGCCTGCTGTTCCACGCGATGCTGGACGACGGCGAGGACGCCTACACCGTCCAGTTCACCTTCGACCTGGTCGGGGCGCTGGACGCGGACCGCCTGCGGGACGCCGCGCAGGCGCTGCTGGACCGGCACCCCAACCTGCGGGCCGCGGTCGTCCACGACGGGCTGCCCGCGCCGGTGGTCGCCGTGCCGGGGCACGTCGTGCTGCCGTGGCGCGAGGTCCCGGTGTCCACCGAGGACGACGCGACCGCGGTGGCCGAGGCCGACCGGGCCGCCGGGTTCGACCTCGCCGCGCCGCCGCTGCTGCGGCTGACCCTGCTCCGGTTCGCCGCCGACCGGCACCGGCTCGTGCTGACCAACCACCACGTGCTGCTCGACGGCTGGTCGATGCCGCTGCTGGCGACGGAGCTGTTCGCCCGCTACGCCGGCCGCCCGGTCCCACCGGCCACGCCGTACCGGGACTACCTGGGCTGGCTGGTCGACCGGGACGGCGACGCCGCCCGCGCCGCGTGGCGGACCGCGCTCGCCGGGCTGGAGGAGCCGACGCTGGTGGCGGTCGGCGAGGCCGTTGCCGTCCGCGAGCCCGGGACCGCCATCGGTCGCGAGCCGGGCGCCGGCGGCGAGTCGGGGGCCGTCGTCGCCCGCGAGCCGGAGACCATCGCGTTCGCGCTCACCGAGGAGCAGACCAACCGCCTCGACGCGCTCACCCGGGCCCGCGGCCTGACCGCCAACACCGTCGTCCAGGCCGCCTGGGGCCTGCTGCTGGCCGCGCACACCGGCCGCTCGGACGTGGTCTTCGGCGCCACCGCCTCCGGCCGCCCCGCCGAGCTGTCCGGCGTCGAGTCCGTGGTCGGCCTGCTGATCAACTCCCTGCCGGTGCGGGTGCGGCTCGACCCGGCCGAGACGGTCTCCGGGCTGCTGGCCCGCGTGCAGGGCGAGCAGCTGGCCCTGACCGACCACCGGCACCTCGGCCTGGCCGAGGTGCAGCGCGCGGCCGGGCACGCCGAGCTGTTCGACTCGCTGGTGGTGTTCGAGAACTACCCGCTCGACCCCACCGCCCTCGACCCCGGCGCGGGCCTCTCTGTCGCCGACGTGGCGGCCCGCGACACCACGCACTACCCGCTGTCGCTGATCGCCGTGCCCGGCCCGCGGCTGTCGTTCCGGCTGGACCACCGGGTGCGCCCGGCCGTCGCGGACCGCCTGGTCTCCCGGTTCCGGCGGGTGCTCGACGCGGTGGTCGCGGACCCGGACGCGCCGGTCGGGCGGCTCGACGCGCTGTCCGCCGCCGAACGGCACCTGGTGCTGCACCGCTGGAACGACACCGCGCACCCGGTCGACGGGACCACGCTGCCCGCGCTGTTCCAGGCGCAGGTCGCGCGCACCCCGGACGCGGTGGCCGTCGTCTTCGAGGGCCACACCCTGACCTACGCGGAGCTGAACGCCCGCGCCAACCGCCTGGCCCGGCTGCTCATCGCCCGCGGCGCGGGTCCGGAGCGGCTGGTGGCGCTGGCGGTGCCGCGGTCGCTGGAGCTGATCGTCGCCCTGCACGCGGTGCACAAGGCGGGCGCGGCCTACCTGCCGATCGACCCCGGCTACCCGGCCGACCGCATCGCGCTGCTGCTCGGCGACGCCGACCCCGCCGTGCTGCTGACCACCCGCGCGGTCGAGGACGCGCTGCCCGCCACCGGCGCACCGACGCTGCTGCTCGACCCGGGCGACCTCGACCCGCTGCTGGCCGGGTGCTCCCGCGCCGACGTCACCGACGCCGACCGCACCTCGCCGCTGCGGCCCGCCGACACCGCCTACGTCATCTACACCTCGGGCTCGACCGGCCGACCCAAGGGCGTGCTGGTGCCGCACCACGGCATCGTCAACCGGCTGCTGTGGATGCAGGACCGCTACCGCCTCGACGGCACCGACCGCGTGCTGCAGAAGACGCCGTCCGGGTTCGACGTCTCGGTGTGGGAGTTCTTCTGGCCGCTGATCACCGGCGCGGCGCTGGTGGTGGCCAAGCCGGAGGGGCACCGCGACCCGGTGTACCTGTCCCGCCTGGTGCGCGACTCCGGCATCACCACCCTGCACTTCGTGCCCTCGATGCTGCACGCGTTCCTGCTGCACGCCGACCCCGCCGACGCCGCCGGCCTGCGCCGGGTGATCTGCTCGGGCGAAGCGCTCGGCGCGGACCTGCGCGACCGGTTCTTCGCCGTCCTGCCCCGCGTCGAGCTGCACAACCTCTACGGGCCGACCGAGGCGTCGGTGGACGTCACCGAGTGGCAGTGCGCGCCCGACGAGGCGCTGACGTCGGTGCCGATCGGCCGCCCGGTCTGGAACACCGGCCTGCGCGTGCTGGACGCCTGCCTGCGGCCGGTGCCGCCGGGCGTCGCGGGGGAGCTGTACCTGACCGGCGTCCAGCTCGCCCGCGGCTACCTGGCCCGGCCGGGCCTGACCTCGGAGCGGTTCGTGGCCGACCCGTTCGGCGCGCCCGGCGACCGGATGTACCGCACCGGCGACATCGCCCGGTGGCGGCCGGACGGCTCGCTGGACTACCTCGGCCGCGCCGACGACCAGGTCAAGGTCAACGGGTTCCGCATCGAGCTGGGCGAGATCGAGGCGGCGCTGGCCGCGTTCGACGAGGTCACGCACGCCGCGGTGGTGGTGCGCGAGGACGGCGGCGCGAAGCGGCTCGTCGGCTACGCCACCCCGGAGGCCGGGCACGACCCCGACCCGGACGCGCTGCGCGCCCGGCTGGCCGACGTGCTGCCCGAGCACCTGGTGCCCGCCGCGGTGGTGCTGCTGGCGGAGTTCCCGGTGGGGCCCAACGGCAAGCTGGACCGCCGCGCCCTGCCCGCGCCGGAGTTCCGCTCCCGCTCCGGCCGCGCGCCGGCCACCGTCACCGAGGAGCTGCTGTGCTCCCTGGTCGCCGCCGTGCTCGGCCTGCCCTCGGTCGGCCCGGACGACGGCTTCTTCGACCTGGGCGGCGACAGCATCCTGTCCATCCAGCTGGTCAGCCGGGCGCGGGCGTCGGGCCTGGCCTTCACGCCGCGGGACGTCTTCACCCACCGCACGGTCGCCGCGCTCGCCGCCGTCGCCGGGCAGGTCGGCGCCGACACCGCCGTGCGGGAGGAACCCGGCGCGGGCGTCGGCCGGTACGAGCCCCTGCCGATCGCCGCCGCCCTGTTCGAGCGCGGCGGCCCGCTCGACGGCTTCCACCAGTCGATGCTGCTGCGGGTGCCGCCGGGCCTCGGGCTCGACCACCTGACCACCGCCGTGCAAGCGTTGCTGGACCACCACGACGCGCTGCGCACCCGGCTGGCCGACGGCGTGCTGGAGGTGCTGCCGCCGGGCGCGGTGGACGCGGCCCGCCTGGTGCGCCGGGTGGACGCGCGCGGCGGGTTCGACGTGGCCCGGCACGCCGACGAGGCGCGCCGGGGGCTGGCGCCGGCCGACCCGGTGATGGCCCGGGTCGTGTGGTTCGACGCGGGGGCCGACCAGGGCCGCCTGCTCGTGCTGCTGCACCACCTGGTCGTGGACGGCGTGTCGTGGCGGGTGCTGGTGCCGGACCTGACGGCGGCCTGGCACGCCGCCGCCGCGGGCCGCGACGCCGAGCTGCCGCCGGTGGGCACCTCCTACCGGACCTGGACCCGCACCCTGGCCGGGCTGGCCGCCGAACGGGCCGACGAGGCGCCCGCCTGGGCCGCCGTGCTCGCCGAGCCGGACGCGCCGCTGGCCGACCGGCCGCTGGACCCGGCCGTCGACGTGGTGTCCACCCTGCGCCACCACACCACCGAGCTGCCGCCCGGTCTCACCGAACCGCTGCTGACCTCGGTGCCCGCCGCGTTCCACGCGGGCGTCACCGACGTGCTGCTGACCGCGCTGGCCGTCGCCGCCGCGCAGCACCGCCCCGGCCACCTGCTGGTGGACCTGGAGGTGCACGGCCGCGAGGAGGTCGCGGGCACGGACCTGTCGCGCACCGTCGGCTGGTTCACCGGCCTGCACCCGGCCCGGTTGGACGCCGCCGTGGCCGACTGGGACGAGCTGTGGGCGGCGGGCCCGGAAGCGGGCCGGGCGCTCAAGCGGGTCAAGGAGCAGCTGCGGGCCCTGCCCGCCGGGGGGCTCGGCTGGGGCCTGCTGCGCCACCTGAACCCCGGCACCGCGCCCGCGCTGGCCGCGCTGCCCGTGCCGCAGGTCGGGTTCAACTACCTGGGCCGCTTCCCGGCGCCCGACGCGGCGGACTGGGCCCCGGCACCCGAGGGCGACGGCCTCGGCGGCGGCGCCGACCCCGGCGCCCGCCTGCCGCACGCCCTGGAGGTCAACGCCGTGACGAGAGACGGCGCGGACGGCCCCCGGCTGGTCGTGGACTGGGCGTGGCCCGCGGGCCTGCTGCGGCACGACGACGTGGTGGCGCTGGCCACCGGCTTCGACCGGGCGCTGGCGGCGCTGGTGGCGCACGCCGCGGACCCGGACGCGGGCGGGCACAGCCCGTCGGACCTGACCCTGGACTCCCTGAGCCAGGACGAGATCGACGAGTTCGAAGACGACTTGGACGCAGAGTGGGAGATGTCGCAGTGA